From the Rhinatrema bivittatum chromosome 3, aRhiBiv1.1, whole genome shotgun sequence genome, one window contains:
- the ENPP5 gene encoding ectonucleotide pyrophosphatase/phosphodiesterase family member 5 has translation MAFDLCRKFLTLCALIFTSTLCLKQDPPKVLLISFDGFRWDYIYKVPTPSFHKIIDDGVYVKQVTNIFITKTYPNHYSMVTGLYAENHGVVANEMYDPVLNKTFSMDKMDIYQPEFWEEASPIWITNQYEGHKSGAAMWPGTDVNIHGAYPSFYMPYNESVSFEDRVAQLIEWFTAKEPINLGLLYWEEPDEMGHAVGPDNPLMGDTIVDIDTKLGYLVLELKKAGLWDTMNIIITSDHGMEQCSSERVIELDNYVDKDLYTLVDHSPVVAIFPNEGKLDEVYKALANIHPNMSVYKKENIPDRFHYTHNSRIQPILAVADLGWTILQNRSDKYLEGDHGYDNTQPNMHPLLLAHGPAFKRNVTKEAMNSVDLYPLLCHLLDIQALPNNGSLSHVQDLLASTAVEHLSDSGKQESYASVIGVFLGSVLAFGFLLVLIKHLTRSQISTMELAHPEITQPLLDA, from the exons ATGGCTTTCGATCTCTGCAGGAAGTTCCTCACGTTGTGTGCTCTGATTTTTACAAGCACTCTTTGTCTGAAGCAAGATCCTCCCAAGGTTTTACTTATTTCTTTTGATGGCTTTCGATGGGATTACATCTATAAGGTCCCAACCCCCAGTTTTCACAAAATCATAGATGATGGAGTCTATGTGAAACAGGTTACTAACATATTTATCACGAAAACGTACCCCAATCATTATAGCATGGTGACTGGTCTGTATGCAGAGAATCACGGTGTGGTTGCCAATGAAATGTACGATCCAGTGcttaacaaaacattttccatGGATAAGATGGACATATATCAGCCAGAATTTTGGGAGGAAGCTAGTCCAATTTGGATCACTAACCAGTATGAAGGGCATAAAAGTGGTGCAGCTATGTGGCCTGGAACAGATGTGAACATACATGGGGCTTATCCCTCCTTCTATATGCCTTACAATGAGTCTGTTTCATTTGAAGACAGAGTTGCCCAGCTGATCGAATGGTTTACAGCAAAAGAACCTATCAATCTGGGCCTTCTATATTGGGAGGAACCTGATGAGATGGGACATGCTGTTGGTCCGGATAACCCTCTCATGGGTGATACGATTGTGGATATTGACACCAAATTGGGCTACCTTGTGTTGGAATTGAAGAAAGCAGGGCTGTGGGACACAATGAATATAATCATCACGAGTGACCATGGCATGGAACAGTGCTCTTCAGAAAGAGTCATAGAGCTTGATAACTATGTGGACAAAGATCTGTACACGCTGGTGGACCATTCTCCTGTGGTAGCCATTTTTCCAAATGAAG GTAAACTTGATGAAGTGTACAAAGCCTTGGCCAACATACACCCAAATATGAGTGTTTATAAAAAGGAGAACATTCCGGATAGATTTCACTATACACACAATAGCAGAATTCAACCAATCCTAGCCGTGGCTGACCTGGGGTGGACAATCCTGCAGAACAGGTCTGACAAATATTTAG AAGGTGATCATGGTTATGACAACACCCAGCCAAATATGCACCCACTCTTGTTGGCCCATGGTCCCGCCTTTAAAAGAAATGTCACCAAAGAAGCCATGAATTCTGTAGACTTGTACCCACTGCTGTGCCACCTCCTGGATATCCAGGCACTGCCAAACAATGGCTCCCTTAGCCACGTGCAGGACCTACTCGCCAGCACGGCTGTCGAACATCTGAGCGACTCTGGAAAGCAGGAGTCCTACGCCTCTGTTATAGGCGTGTTTCTCGGGAGTGTGCTGGCATTTGGGTTTCTGCTAGTTTTGATCAAGCATTTAACTCGCAGCCAGATATCGACCATGGAACTAGCACACCCCGAGATCACCCAACCCTTGCTGGATGCCTGA